A window from Peromyscus eremicus chromosome 1, PerEre_H2_v1, whole genome shotgun sequence encodes these proteins:
- the LOC131901102 gene encoding olfactory receptor 51Q1-like, whose translation MLHPPSMSEVTNTTHDPFYFILTGIPGFEALHLWISIPFFCLYTISIMGNITILTVIRTEPSLHQPMYLFLSMLALTDLGLTLTTLPTVMQLLWFNIREISFEACFAQFFFLHGFSFMESSVLLAMSFDRYVAICRPLHYASILTNEVIVRIGLTIICRCVLAVLPSLFLLKRLPFCHSHLLSHSYCLHQDMIHLVCADIRVNSWYGFALVLLIIVLDPLLIVLSYALILKSILNTATWTERLRALNNCLSHMLAVLVLYVPMVGVSMTHRFAKHASPLVHVLMANIYLLAPPVMNPIIYSAKTKQIRQGITRLLLQRKAH comes from the coding sequence ATGTTGCATCCACCAAGCATGTCAGAAGTAACTAATACCACTCACGATCCGTTCTACTTCATCCTCACGGGCATCCCTGGATTTGAGGCTCTCCATCTCTGGATCTCCATCCCCTTCTTCTGCCTCTATACCATCTCCATTATGGGCAACATCACCATCCTCACTGTCATCcgcacagagccatctctccaccagcCCATGTACCTCTTCCTGTCCATGCTGGCCCTCACTGACCTGGGTCTCACTCTCACCACACTGCCCACCGTCATGCAGCTCCTCTGGTTCAACATTCGGGAAATCAGTTTTGAGGCCTGCTTTGCCCAGTTCTTCTTCCTCCATGGGTTTTCCTTCATGGAATCATCTGTTCTATTGGCCATGTCCTTTGACCGTTATGTGGCCATCTGTCGCCCACTCCATTATGCCTCCATCCTCACCAATGAGGTCATTGTTAGAATTGGGTTGACCATCATTTGCCGCTGTGTTTTAGCTGttcttccctcccttttcctGCTCAAGCGCCTGCCCTTCTGccattcccaccttctctctcACTCCTACTGCCTCCACCAGGATATGATTCACCTGGTCTGTGCTGACATCAGGGTCAACAGCTGGTACGGATTTGCTCTGGTCCTGCTCATTATTGTGTTAGACCCTCTGCTCATTGTACTCTCTTATGCACTCATCCTGAAAAGTATCTTGAACACAGCCACTTGGACTGAGCGACTCCGGGCTCTCAACAACTGCCTGTCCCACATGCTGGCTGTTCTGGTTCTCTATGTCCCCATGGTTGGTGTGTCTATGACTCACCGCTTCGCCAAGCATGCCTCTCCGTTGGTCCATGTTCTCATGGCCAATATCTACTTGTTGGCACCTCCTGTGATGAACCCTATCATTTACAGTGCAAAGACCAAGCAGATCCGCCAGGGAATCACTCGCCTCCTCTTACAGAGAAAAGCGCACTGA